The proteins below are encoded in one region of Streptomyces sp. NBC_00490:
- a CDS encoding enoyl-CoA hydratase family protein produces MSPFTGSAARTTRWEHLRVEVASGVATVTLARPDKLNALTFGAYADLRDLLAELSRERSVRALVLAGEGRGFCSGGDVDEIIGATLSMDTAQLLDFNRMTGQVVRAVRECPFPVIAAVHGVAAGAGAVLALAADFRVADPTARFAFLFTRVGLSGGDMGAAYLLPRVVGLGHATRLLMLGEPVRAPEAERIGLISELTDEGAVDEAAQTLARRLADGPALAYAQTKALLTAELDMPLAAAVELDASTQALLMNGEDYAEFHKAFTEKRPPKWQGR; encoded by the coding sequence ATGAGTCCCTTCACCGGCTCCGCCGCCCGCACCACCCGCTGGGAACATCTGCGCGTGGAGGTCGCCTCCGGCGTCGCCACCGTGACCCTCGCCCGCCCCGACAAACTCAACGCGCTCACCTTCGGCGCCTACGCCGACCTGCGCGACCTGCTCGCCGAGCTGTCCCGGGAGCGGTCGGTACGCGCCCTGGTGCTGGCCGGCGAGGGCCGCGGCTTCTGCTCCGGCGGCGACGTGGACGAGATCATCGGCGCGACCCTGTCGATGGACACGGCCCAGCTCCTCGACTTCAACCGGATGACCGGGCAGGTCGTGCGGGCGGTACGGGAGTGCCCGTTCCCGGTGATCGCGGCCGTGCACGGCGTAGCGGCGGGCGCGGGGGCGGTACTGGCCCTGGCGGCGGACTTCAGGGTGGCGGACCCCACGGCCCGGTTCGCCTTCCTCTTCACCCGGGTGGGACTGTCCGGCGGCGACATGGGCGCGGCGTACCTGCTGCCCCGGGTGGTGGGCCTCGGCCACGCCACCCGCCTGCTGATGCTCGGCGAACCGGTGCGGGCCCCCGAGGCCGAGCGCATCGGCCTGATCAGCGAACTGACGGACGAGGGCGCGGTGGACGAGGCCGCCCAGACCCTGGCCCGCCGCCTGGCCGACGGCCCAGCACTGGCGTACGCCCAGACCAAGGCCCTGCTGACGGCGGAACTGGACATGCCGCTGGCGGCGGCGGTGGAACTCGACGCGTCGACCCAGGCCT